The Streptomyces europaeiscabiei genome window below encodes:
- a CDS encoding RNA-binding protein has protein sequence MLEEALEHLVKGIVDYPDDVQVASRDLRRGRVLEVRVHPEDLGKVIGRNGRTARALRTVVGAIGGRGIRVDLVDVDHVR, from the coding sequence ATGCTCGAGGAGGCTCTTGAGCACCTCGTCAAGGGCATCGTCGACTACCCCGACGATGTGCAGGTGGCTTCCCGCGACCTGCGCCGTGGACGCGTACTCGAGGTCCGGGTCCACCCCGAAGACCTCGGTAAGGTGATCGGCCGCAACGGCCGTACCGCCCGCGCCCTGCGTACCGTCGTGGGCGCCATCGGCGGCCGCGGTATCCGTGTCGACCTCGTCGACGTGGACCACGTCCGCTGA
- the rimM gene encoding ribosome maturation factor RimM (Essential for efficient processing of 16S rRNA), protein MQLVVARIGRAHGIKGEVTVEVRTDEPELRLAPGAVLFTDPASTGPLTIETGRVHSGRLILRFEGVRDRNAAEALRNTLLIAEVDPEELPEEEDEYYDHQLMDLDVVTKDGTEVGRIIEISHLPSQDLFIVERPDGSEVMIPFVEKIVTEIDLTEQRAVIDPPPGLIDDRAEIASARDADEEDADEESAADPSGPAGDEI, encoded by the coding sequence GTGCAGCTCGTAGTCGCACGGATCGGCCGCGCCCACGGCATCAAGGGCGAGGTCACCGTCGAGGTCCGCACCGACGAGCCGGAACTCCGGCTCGCTCCCGGCGCCGTCCTGTTCACGGACCCCGCCTCGACGGGGCCGCTCACCATCGAGACCGGCCGGGTCCACAGCGGCCGGCTGATCCTGCGCTTCGAGGGCGTCCGCGACCGCAACGCCGCCGAGGCCCTCCGCAACACCCTGCTGATCGCGGAGGTGGACCCGGAGGAACTGCCGGAGGAAGAGGACGAGTACTACGACCACCAGCTGATGGACCTGGACGTGGTCACCAAGGACGGAACCGAGGTCGGCCGGATCATCGAGATCTCGCACCTGCCGTCCCAGGACCTCTTCATCGTCGAGCGGCCGGACGGGAGCGAGGTGATGATCCCGTTCGTCGAGAAGATCGTCACCGAGATCGACCTGACCGAGCAGCGGGCGGTCATCGACCCGCCGCCGGGCCTGATCGACGACCGGGCGGAGATCGCTTCCGCCCGGGACGCCGACGAAGAGGACGCCGACGAGGAGTCCGCCGCGGATCCCTCCGGACCGGCCGGGGACGAGATCTGA
- the trmD gene encoding tRNA (guanosine(37)-N1)-methyltransferase TrmD yields MRLDVVTIFPEYLEPLNVSLVGKARARGQLNVHVHDLREWTYDRHNTVDDTPYGGGPGMVMKTDPWGDALDSVLADGYESGAREPALIVPTPSGRPFTQALAVELSERPWLVFTPARYEGIDRRVIDEYATRMPVHEVSIGDYVLAGGEAAVLVVTEAVARLLPGVLGNAESHRDDSFAPGAMANLLEGPVYTKPPEWRGRGIPDVLLSGHHGRIARWRRDEALTRTAANRPDLIEHCHPKAFDKKDREMLSILGWAPDPEGEPYGRFWRRPQDVEE; encoded by the coding sequence ATGCGGCTCGACGTCGTCACGATCTTCCCCGAGTACCTCGAACCCCTGAACGTCTCCCTCGTAGGCAAGGCACGCGCGCGTGGACAGCTGAACGTGCACGTCCACGACCTGCGGGAGTGGACGTACGACCGGCACAACACGGTCGACGACACCCCCTACGGCGGCGGCCCCGGAATGGTCATGAAGACGGACCCCTGGGGCGACGCCCTGGACTCCGTCCTCGCCGACGGCTACGAGTCGGGTGCCCGCGAGCCGGCGCTCATCGTCCCCACCCCCAGCGGCCGCCCCTTCACCCAGGCACTCGCCGTCGAACTCTCCGAGCGCCCCTGGCTGGTCTTCACGCCGGCGCGCTACGAGGGCATCGACCGACGCGTGATCGACGAGTACGCCACCCGGATGCCCGTTCACGAGGTGTCCATCGGCGACTATGTGCTCGCCGGCGGCGAGGCGGCCGTCCTCGTCGTCACCGAGGCCGTGGCGCGGCTGCTGCCCGGCGTCCTCGGCAACGCCGAGTCCCACCGGGACGACTCCTTCGCGCCCGGCGCCATGGCCAACCTCCTGGAGGGGCCGGTCTACACGAAGCCCCCCGAGTGGCGCGGCCGCGGCATCCCCGATGTGCTGCTCAGCGGGCACCACGGCAGGATCGCTCGCTGGCGGCGCGACGAGGCCCTGACACGTACGGCGGCCAACCGGCCCGACCTCATCGAGCACTGCCACCCCAAGGCCTTCGACAAGAAGGACCGCGAGATGCTCTCCATCCTGGGCTGGGCCCCGGATCCGGAGGGGGAGCCGTACGGCCGATTTTGGCGGCGGCCGCAGGACGTGGAAGAATAG
- the rplS gene encoding 50S ribosomal protein L19 produces the protein MSHLLDSVDSASLRSDIPAFRPGDTVNVHVRVIEGNRSRVQQFKGVVIRRQGAGVRETFTVRKVSFSVGVERTFPVHTPIVEKIELVTRGDVRRAKLYYLRELRGKAAKIKEKRDN, from the coding sequence ATGTCTCACCTGCTCGACTCCGTCGACTCCGCGTCGCTGCGCAGCGACATCCCGGCCTTCCGCCCGGGTGACACCGTCAACGTCCACGTCCGCGTCATCGAGGGCAACCGCTCTCGTGTGCAGCAGTTCAAGGGCGTTGTGATCCGTCGCCAGGGCGCCGGTGTCCGCGAGACCTTCACGGTCCGCAAGGTCTCGTTCTCCGTCGGCGTCGAGCGCACCTTCCCGGTGCACACCCCGATCGTCGAGAAGATCGAGCTCGTCACCCGTGGTGACGTCCGCCGCGCCAAGCTGTACTACCTGCGCGAGCTGCGCGGCAAGGCGGCGAAGATCAAGGAGAAGCGCGACAACTGA
- the lepB gene encoding signal peptidase I — MDTEAQQHMERDRSPRPSGDEVSEEISDTGGPEERSRFAWVDRTTEWVPGGNYTLTVLICLLFLALFSNFVMQPFQIPSSSMARSLRIGDRVLVNKLAYRFGSEPQRGDVVVFDGTGYFGNADYIKRVVGVGGDRVVCCDQQGRLEVNGRWVDESSFLYPGDSPSNVPFDVVVPEGRLFLLGDHRSDSSDSRDHLGSPGGGMVPLDSVIGRADWIAWPADHWRRLDRPDAYARVSAAVGGAHG, encoded by the coding sequence ATGGACACCGAAGCACAGCAGCACATGGAGCGCGACCGTTCCCCTCGCCCTTCCGGCGACGAGGTCTCCGAGGAGATCTCCGACACAGGAGGGCCTGAGGAGCGGTCGCGTTTCGCATGGGTGGACCGGACCACCGAGTGGGTGCCGGGTGGGAATTACACCCTGACCGTGCTGATCTGCCTGCTTTTTCTGGCGCTCTTCAGCAACTTCGTGATGCAGCCGTTCCAGATTCCCAGCAGCTCCATGGCCCGTTCATTGAGGATCGGGGACCGCGTTCTCGTAAATAAGTTGGCGTACCGTTTCGGATCTGAGCCGCAGCGCGGTGACGTCGTCGTGTTCGACGGCACCGGCTACTTCGGGAACGCCGACTACATCAAGCGCGTTGTCGGCGTGGGGGGAGACCGGGTGGTCTGCTGCGACCAGCAGGGGAGGCTTGAGGTGAACGGCCGGTGGGTCGACGAGTCGTCGTTTCTGTACCCGGGCGACAGCCCGTCGAACGTACCCTTCGACGTGGTCGTCCCCGAGGGCAGGCTGTTCCTCCTCGGCGACCACCGCAGTGACTCCAGCGATTCCCGCGACCATCTGGGGTCGCCCGGCGGCGGCATGGTCCCTCTCGACTCCGTGATCGGCAGGGCCGACTGGATCGCCTGGCCCGCCGACCACTGGAGGCGTCTGGACCGTCCGGACGCCTACGCGCGTGTGTCCGCCGCCGTCGGCGGTGCGCATGGGTAA
- the lepB gene encoding signal peptidase I: MGNRGKPRGAAPSTAAENLLPTGTRRSGGAARPSRVERRKLARKIKARRRRSAVKEIPLLVGVAVLIALVLKTFLVQAFVIPSGSMEQTIQIGDRVLVDKLTPWFGSKPTRGDVVVFKDPGGWLEDEQTTAATEDPIVIKQIKEGLQFIGLLPSDDEQDLIKRVVAVGGDTVKCCDTQGLVTVNGMPLDETAYIHPGNQPSTQQFQVTVPQGRLWVMGDHRENSADSRAHQSDDSQTAQFGGTVPEDAVVGRAVVIAWPVGHWGQLEEPDTFTAVPSGSTTALGASHRVASADRNGLIPLPTPAELPLVMGVVGLHRLWRGRRYGVRSGCGGFGGRRTVRTRWFRRTAGAIRRGGFPGRGERGGRREFRGFGRRRE, translated from the coding sequence ATGGGTAACCGCGGCAAACCCCGCGGTGCGGCTCCCAGCACCGCCGCCGAGAACCTGCTGCCCACCGGCACGCGGCGGTCCGGCGGGGCCGCCCGGCCGAGCCGGGTCGAACGGCGCAAGCTCGCCCGCAAGATCAAGGCGCGCAGGCGTCGCTCCGCGGTCAAGGAGATCCCCCTCCTCGTCGGGGTCGCCGTCCTCATAGCCCTGGTCCTGAAGACCTTCCTCGTCCAGGCGTTCGTGATCCCGTCAGGCTCCATGGAGCAGACGATCCAGATCGGCGACCGTGTCCTGGTCGACAAACTCACGCCCTGGTTCGGCTCCAAGCCCACCCGCGGGGACGTCGTCGTCTTCAAGGACCCGGGCGGCTGGCTGGAGGACGAGCAGACGACGGCCGCCACCGAGGACCCGATCGTCATCAAGCAGATAAAGGAAGGCCTGCAGTTCATCGGCCTCCTCCCGTCCGACGACGAACAGGACCTGATCAAGCGGGTCGTCGCGGTCGGCGGCGACACCGTCAAGTGCTGCGACACCCAGGGCCTCGTCACCGTCAACGGCATGCCGCTGGACGAGACGGCGTACATCCACCCGGGCAACCAGCCCTCGACCCAGCAGTTCCAGGTGACCGTGCCCCAGGGCCGCCTCTGGGTCATGGGCGACCACCGGGAGAACTCCGCCGACTCGCGCGCCCACCAGAGCGACGATTCCCAAACGGCGCAGTTCGGCGGCACGGTCCCGGAAGATGCCGTCGTCGGCCGGGCCGTGGTCATCGCCTGGCCGGTCGGCCACTGGGGGCAGTTGGAGGAGCCGGACACATTCACCGCCGTGCCGAGCGGGTCGACCACCGCCCTCGGCGCTTCGCATAGGGTGGCCTCCGCGGATCGAAACGGATTGATCCCTCTCCCGACCCCTGCGGAACTCCCGCTCGTTATGGGAGTGGTGGGCCTGCACCGGCTGTGGCGCGGGCGGCGGTACGGAGTGAGGAGTGGATGTGGGGGATTTGGCGGTCGGCGCACGGTCCGGACACGGTGGTTCCGAAGAACGGCCGGAGCGATCCGACGAGGCGGCTTCCCCGGCCGCGGAGAACGTGGAGGGCGTCGTGAATTCCGAGGGTTCGGCCGACGCCGGGAGTGA
- the lepB gene encoding signal peptidase I translates to MNSEGSADAGSDSPGGTDGGDGARTSVDDGDQHERPKKKQRSFWKELPILVGIALVLALLIKTFLVQAFSIPSDSMQNTLQEGDRVLVDKLTPWFGSEPERGEVVVFHDPDGWLNGEPTLEPNAVQRVLGWIGLMPSAEEKDLIKRTIGVAGDTVECDGTGPLKVNGKALNEPYVYPGNTPCTVDDTGGQFKVKVPKGKIWVMGDHRQNSLDSRYHQNDTNDGMVPVSQVVGRAIVVAWPPTRWSTLPIPDTFDQNLSAAAPGALGLAGAVPLVLWRRRRLLAAESPRVSGTRTAG, encoded by the coding sequence GTGAATTCCGAGGGTTCGGCCGACGCCGGGAGTGACTCCCCGGGCGGAACCGACGGCGGTGACGGAGCCCGTACCTCGGTCGACGACGGCGACCAGCACGAGAGGCCCAAGAAGAAGCAGCGTTCCTTCTGGAAGGAACTGCCGATCCTGGTCGGTATCGCGCTGGTGCTCGCGCTGCTGATCAAGACCTTCCTGGTACAGGCGTTCTCCATCCCGTCCGATTCGATGCAGAACACCCTCCAGGAGGGCGACCGGGTCCTGGTCGACAAGCTCACCCCGTGGTTCGGCTCCGAGCCCGAGCGCGGCGAGGTCGTCGTCTTCCACGACCCCGACGGCTGGCTGAACGGCGAACCCACCCTGGAGCCCAACGCCGTGCAGCGTGTCCTCGGCTGGATCGGCCTGATGCCGTCCGCCGAGGAGAAGGACCTCATCAAGCGGACCATCGGCGTCGCCGGCGACACCGTGGAGTGCGACGGCACGGGCCCGCTCAAGGTGAACGGCAAGGCGCTGAACGAGCCTTACGTGTACCCGGGCAACACCCCCTGCACCGTCGACGACACCGGTGGTCAGTTCAAGGTGAAGGTACCCAAGGGCAAAATCTGGGTCATGGGCGACCACAGGCAGAACTCGCTGGACTCCCGCTACCACCAGAACGACACGAACGACGGCATGGTCCCCGTGAGCCAGGTCGTGGGCCGCGCCATCGTGGTCGCCTGGCCGCCCACCCGCTGGTCCACGCTGCCGATTCCCGACACCTTCGACCAGAACCTGAGCGCCGCCGCTCCCGGCGCGCTCGGCCTCGCGGGCGCGGTGCCGCTGGTGCTGTGGCGCCGGCGCCGCCTTCTGGCCGCCGAGAGCCCGAGGGTTTCTGGTACGCGTACCGCCGGGTAG
- the lepB gene encoding signal peptidase I, producing the protein MSGTTGRTDEGHGRLGSTLSGLAVALGCVLFLGGFVWGAIAYAPYTVPTDSMAPTITSGDRILAERIDGAEIKRGDVVVFRQETWGNSAMVKRVVAVGGDTVACCTDGKLTVNGKKIDEAYLPEGQAAELTGIPEIEVPKGRLFLLGDERSGSLDSTAHLTEAGSGTVPRAHVDARVDAVVWPMEGMLARPTGFEKLGALSSPGPLRLITAALAVGMVLVLGGAAYGPVAKRIGGRRRTTESEPAVVG; encoded by the coding sequence ATGAGCGGGACGACTGGTCGTACGGACGAGGGCCACGGACGGCTCGGCAGCACGCTGTCGGGACTGGCCGTGGCCCTCGGCTGTGTGCTCTTCCTGGGCGGCTTCGTGTGGGGCGCGATCGCCTACGCGCCCTACACCGTGCCCACCGACTCCATGGCCCCCACCATCACCTCCGGGGACCGTATCCTCGCCGAGCGGATCGACGGTGCCGAGATCAAGCGCGGTGACGTCGTGGTCTTCCGGCAGGAGACCTGGGGCAACTCGGCCATGGTCAAGCGGGTCGTCGCGGTCGGCGGAGACACGGTCGCCTGCTGCACCGACGGCAAGCTGACCGTCAACGGCAAGAAGATCGACGAGGCCTATCTGCCCGAGGGCCAGGCGGCCGAGCTGACCGGTATCCCGGAGATCGAGGTTCCCAAGGGCCGGCTGTTCCTCCTCGGCGACGAGCGCAGCGGCTCCCTGGACTCCACCGCCCACCTCACCGAGGCCGGCAGCGGCACGGTGCCGCGTGCCCACGTGGACGCGCGCGTGGACGCCGTCGTCTGGCCCATGGAGGGCATGCTGGCCCGCCCCACGGGCTTCGAGAAGCTCGGCGCGCTCTCTTCTCCCGGCCCGCTGCGGCTGATCACCGCCGCGCTGGCAGTGGGCATGGTGCTCGTCCTGGGCGGCGCGGCCTACGGACCCGTCGCCAAGCGGATCGGCGGGCGCAGGCGCACCACGGAGTCGGAGCCGGCCGTTGTCGGCTGA
- a CDS encoding NUDIX hydrolase, whose translation MSAEDTYAGGLRRVARVILLDPRDRILLLHGHEPDDPADDWWFTPGGGVEGAETREKAALRELAEETGITDVELGPVLWRRMCSFPFAGRRWDQDEWYYLARTTDTRRVVPVEAGLTELERRSVAGARWWTCGELARTHETVYPTRLAELLRTLLDEGPPARPVVLDTEIV comes from the coding sequence TTGTCGGCTGAGGACACGTACGCGGGCGGGCTGCGCAGGGTGGCCCGGGTGATCCTGCTGGATCCGCGGGACCGCATCCTGCTGCTGCACGGGCACGAGCCGGACGATCCGGCCGACGACTGGTGGTTCACGCCCGGCGGCGGCGTGGAGGGCGCGGAGACCCGTGAGAAGGCAGCCCTGCGGGAACTCGCGGAGGAGACCGGGATCACGGACGTGGAGCTCGGTCCCGTGCTCTGGCGGCGGATGTGCTCCTTCCCCTTCGCCGGACGCCGCTGGGACCAGGACGAGTGGTACTACCTCGCCCGGACCACCGATACGCGCCGGGTGGTGCCCGTCGAGGCGGGCCTCACGGAGCTGGAACGACGTAGCGTCGCCGGAGCACGCTGGTGGACGTGCGGGGAACTGGCCCGGACGCATGAGACGGTGTACCCGACCAGACTCGCCGAACTGCTCCGCACACTGCTCGACGAGGGTCCCCCGGCCAGACCCGTGGTCCTCGACACCGAAATTGTCTAG
- a CDS encoding DUF2469 domain-containing protein — protein MSAEDLEKYETEMELKLYREYRDVVGLFKYVIETERRFYLTNDYEMQVHSVQGEVFFEVSMADAWVWDMYRPARFVKQVRVLTFKDVNIEELNKSDLELPGS, from the coding sequence ATGAGCGCCGAGGACCTCGAGAAGTACGAGACCGAGATGGAGCTGAAGCTCTACCGGGAGTACCGCGATGTCGTCGGTCTGTTCAAATACGTGATCGAGACCGAGCGGCGTTTCTACCTGACCAACGACTACGAGATGCAGGTGCACTCGGTACAGGGTGAGGTGTTCTTCGAGGTGTCGATGGCGGATGCCTGGGTGTGGGACATGTATCGGCCGGCTCGGTTCGTGAAGCAGGTGCGGGTGCTCACGTTCAAGGACGTGAACATCGAGGAGCTGAACAAGAGCGATCTGGAGCTGCCGGGCAGCTGA
- a CDS encoding YraN family protein has protein sequence MSKARGALGKYGEELAARRLAEAGMTVLERNWRSGRTGEIDIVARDGDALVVCEVKTRRAGPFEHPMAAVTTTKAERLRGLAERWLQEHGGSPPGGVRIDIVGVVLPDRGAPVVEHVRGVA, from the coding sequence ATGAGCAAGGCACGAGGTGCACTCGGCAAATACGGCGAGGAGCTGGCCGCGCGGCGGCTGGCCGAGGCCGGGATGACGGTCCTGGAGCGCAACTGGCGCAGCGGCAGGACCGGCGAGATCGACATCGTGGCGCGCGACGGGGACGCGCTGGTCGTCTGCGAGGTGAAGACCCGCAGGGCCGGCCCCTTCGAACATCCGATGGCGGCCGTCACGACCACCAAGGCCGAGCGACTGCGCGGCCTCGCCGAACGCTGGCTCCAGGAACACGGAGGGAGCCCACCGGGCGGCGTCCGCATCGACATCGTGGGCGTCGTCCTCCCCGACCGCGGTGCCCCCGTCGTGGAACACGTGCGGGGGGTGGCCTGA
- a CDS encoding YifB family Mg chelatase-like AAA ATPase, producing the protein MGFARTCSVALVGVEGVVVEVQADLEPGVAAFTLVGLPDKSLTESKDRVRAAVVNSGAEWPQKKLTVGLSPASVPKAGSGFDLAIACAVLGACERIDPQVLSDIVMIGELGLDGRVRPVRGILPAVLAAAEAGYEQVVVPECAAAEASLVPGVSVLGVRTLRQLIAVLADEPVPDEEPDEGRPDPLMAGLRLPGTGAATGMHTTGAAQQDLGHDLADVVGQLAARTAVEVSAAGGHHLFLEGPPGAGKTMLAERLPAILPKLAREESLEVTAVHSIAGLLPVGKPLVDVAPYCAPHHSATMQALVGGGQGVARPGAVSLAHRGVLFLDETPEFGSHALDALRQPLEAGHVVIARSAGVVRFPAKFLMVLAANPCPCGRFSRTDDLCECPPASVRRYQARLSGPLLDRVDLRVEVDRITRSELTRRGARGESTATVADRVRSARERAAARLVGTPWRTNSEVPGRELRSRWHPTPGAMDEAERCLERGVLTARGLDRVLRVGWTIADLVGHDRPDATDVNLALQLRTGVPRGVPMAIGALT; encoded by the coding sequence ATGGGATTCGCCCGCACGTGCTCCGTGGCCCTCGTCGGCGTCGAGGGCGTCGTCGTCGAGGTCCAGGCCGACCTGGAACCGGGGGTGGCGGCCTTCACGCTGGTGGGGCTGCCGGACAAGAGCTTGACGGAGAGCAAGGACCGGGTCAGGGCGGCGGTGGTCAACTCGGGCGCCGAGTGGCCGCAGAAGAAGCTGACGGTGGGGCTCAGTCCCGCATCGGTGCCCAAGGCCGGCAGTGGGTTCGACCTGGCGATCGCGTGCGCGGTCCTGGGGGCCTGCGAGCGGATCGATCCGCAGGTGCTCTCCGACATCGTCATGATCGGAGAGCTGGGACTCGACGGGCGGGTCCGGCCGGTGCGGGGCATCCTGCCCGCTGTGCTGGCCGCCGCCGAGGCCGGATACGAGCAGGTGGTGGTGCCGGAGTGCGCTGCCGCGGAGGCCTCGCTGGTGCCCGGCGTCTCGGTACTGGGCGTGCGCACCCTGCGGCAGCTGATCGCCGTGCTCGCGGATGAACCCGTGCCGGACGAGGAGCCCGACGAGGGCCGCCCGGACCCGCTCATGGCGGGACTCCGGCTGCCGGGCACGGGTGCGGCCACCGGGATGCACACCACGGGAGCCGCGCAGCAGGACCTGGGCCACGACCTCGCCGACGTCGTCGGTCAACTCGCTGCCCGGACCGCCGTGGAGGTCTCGGCGGCCGGCGGCCACCATCTCTTCCTGGAAGGTCCGCCGGGCGCGGGCAAGACGATGCTGGCCGAGCGGCTGCCGGCCATTCTGCCGAAGCTGGCCAGGGAGGAGTCGCTGGAGGTCACGGCGGTCCACTCGATCGCCGGTCTGCTGCCGGTGGGGAAACCACTGGTCGACGTGGCGCCCTACTGCGCCCCTCACCACTCGGCCACGATGCAGGCCCTCGTCGGTGGCGGCCAGGGTGTCGCACGGCCGGGTGCGGTCTCCCTCGCCCACCGTGGGGTCCTCTTCCTCGACGAGACCCCCGAGTTCGGCAGTCACGCCCTGGACGCCCTGCGACAGCCGCTTGAGGCCGGGCACGTCGTGATCGCGCGCAGCGCGGGAGTGGTGCGGTTCCCGGCGAAGTTCCTGATGGTGCTCGCCGCGAATCCCTGTCCCTGTGGCCGCTTCTCGCGCACGGACGACCTGTGCGAGTGTCCGCCCGCGTCGGTCCGTCGCTATCAGGCCCGGCTCTCCGGGCCGCTGCTGGACCGGGTCGACCTGCGGGTCGAGGTCGACCGGATCACCCGGTCCGAACTCACCCGGCGTGGGGCCCGGGGCGAGTCGACGGCGACGGTGGCCGACCGTGTGCGCTCGGCCAGGGAGCGGGCGGCCGCGCGTCTGGTCGGCACCCCCTGGCGGACGAACAGCGAGGTACCGGGGCGCGAGCTGCGCAGCCGGTGGCACCCGACCCCGGGCGCGATGGACGAGGCCGAGCGCTGCCTGGAGCGGGGAGTGCTGACCGCGCGCGGCCTGGACCGGGTACTGCGGGTCGGCTGGACCATCGCCGATCTCGTCGGCCACGACCGTCCGGACGCGACGGACGTCAACCTGGCGCTGCAACTGCGCACCGGAGTGCCGCGCGGGGTGCCGATGGCGATCGGAGCGCTGACGTGA
- the dprA gene encoding DNA-processing protein DprA: protein MTGGGAPDAERLDRAFLARVFEPGDELGGRWLREFGARELVRRLSEGGRSLPEASEKRWAGLCARSGRADPEGDLAHAREAGVRFLVPGDAEWPGQLDDLGDGRPVGLWVRGKANVRMWALRSVAVVGARACTEYGAHMAAALGAGLAERGWVVVSGGAYGVDGAAHRGVLGVGGATVAVLACGVDRPYPRGHAQLIGRIAEQGLVVGELPPGEHPTPSRFILRNRVIAALTAGTVVVEAAYRSGALVTARAAQRLGRFTMGVPGPATSALSAGVHELLRGDAVLVSDAAEVVELVGDMGELAPARRGPVLPRDLLEPGARRVLAALPGRGTVAADEVARGAGTTVDDAVGRLYELRALGYVERHGDGWKLTRQAMISVSSDRRRG, encoded by the coding sequence ATGACCGGCGGCGGCGCGCCGGATGCCGAGCGGCTCGACCGGGCCTTCCTGGCCCGGGTCTTCGAACCCGGGGACGAACTCGGGGGGCGGTGGCTACGGGAGTTCGGAGCCCGGGAGCTGGTGCGCAGGCTCTCCGAGGGCGGGCGATCGCTCCCGGAGGCCTCGGAGAAGCGGTGGGCGGGACTGTGCGCCCGCTCCGGCCGTGCCGACCCCGAAGGGGACCTGGCCCATGCGAGGGAAGCGGGAGTCCGGTTCCTCGTGCCCGGGGATGCCGAGTGGCCCGGGCAGCTCGATGACCTCGGGGACGGGCGGCCCGTGGGGTTGTGGGTGCGGGGGAAGGCCAATGTGCGGATGTGGGCATTGCGGTCCGTGGCCGTGGTGGGGGCGCGGGCCTGTACGGAGTACGGGGCGCATATGGCGGCCGCGCTCGGGGCGGGGCTGGCCGAGCGAGGGTGGGTGGTCGTGTCCGGCGGTGCGTACGGCGTGGACGGGGCCGCGCATCGGGGGGTGCTCGGGGTCGGTGGGGCGACCGTCGCCGTGCTGGCATGCGGGGTGGACCGGCCCTACCCCAGGGGGCACGCGCAGTTGATCGGCAGGATCGCCGAACAGGGTCTGGTGGTGGGGGAGTTGCCGCCGGGGGAGCACCCGACGCCGAGCCGGTTCATCCTGCGGAACCGGGTGATCGCCGCGCTCACCGCAGGGACCGTGGTCGTGGAGGCGGCCTATCGCAGCGGCGCGCTGGTCACGGCGCGGGCGGCACAGCGGCTGGGCCGCTTCACGATGGGTGTGCCGGGGCCCGCGACCTCGGCCCTCTCGGCAGGCGTGCACGAACTGCTGCGGGGCGATGCCGTGCTTGTGTCCGACGCCGCCGAAGTCGTCGAGCTGGTGGGTGACATGGGAGAGCTGGCGCCCGCCCGACGGGGGCCCGTGCTCCCCCGTGACCTGCTGGAACCCGGAGCGCGGCGGGTTCTCGCCGCGCTGCCCGGGAGGGGGACCGTGGCCGCCGACGAGGTCGCCCGGGGTGCGGGCACGACCGTCGACGACGCGGTCGGGAGACTGTACGAACTGCGCGCACTCGGATACGTCGAACGACACGGCGACGGCTGGAAGTTGACACGCCAGGCGATGATCTCCGTCTCGTCGGATCGGAGGCGAGGTTGA
- the whiG gene encoding RNA polymerase sigma factor WhiG, which yields MPQHTSGSDRAAVPSAARGTVRPPAPSTLDELWRTYKTTGDERLREQLILHYSPLVKYVAGRVSVGLPANVEQADFVSSGVFGLIDAIEKFDIDREIKFETYAITRIRGAMIDELRALDWIPRSVRQKARNVERAYATLESRLRRTPSEGEVAAEMGIAVDELHSVFSQLSLANVVALEELLHVGGEGGDRLSLMDTLEDTAADNPVEVAEDRELRRFLARAINTLPEREKTVVTLYYYEGLTLAEIGNVLGVTESRVSQIHTKSVLQLRAKLASFGR from the coding sequence ATGCCCCAGCACACCTCCGGGTCTGACCGGGCGGCGGTACCCTCCGCCGCTCGCGGCACCGTGCGCCCGCCCGCCCCCTCGACACTCGACGAGCTGTGGCGGACGTACAAGACGACGGGCGACGAACGGCTGCGCGAGCAGTTGATCCTGCACTACTCGCCGCTGGTGAAGTACGTCGCGGGCAGGGTGAGCGTCGGGCTGCCGGCCAACGTCGAGCAGGCCGACTTCGTCTCCTCCGGGGTCTTCGGGCTCATCGACGCGATCGAGAAGTTCGACATCGACCGGGAGATCAAGTTCGAGACGTACGCGATCACCCGGATCCGGGGTGCCATGATCGACGAGCTGCGCGCGCTGGACTGGATCCCCCGGTCGGTGCGGCAGAAGGCACGCAACGTGGAGCGGGCCTACGCCACCCTGGAGTCGCGGCTCCGACGCACCCCGAGTGAGGGCGAGGTGGCCGCCGAAATGGGTATCGCGGTCGATGAACTCCACTCGGTCTTCAGTCAGTTGTCACTGGCCAACGTGGTGGCGCTGGAGGAGCTGCTGCATGTCGGTGGCGAGGGCGGTGACCGGCTGAGTCTGATGGACACGCTGGAGGACACCGCCGCGGACAACCCGGTCGAGGTCGCCGAGGACCGGGAGCTGCGCCGCTTCCTGGCACGGGCCATCAACACGCTGCCCGAGCGGGAGAAGACCGTCGTCACGCTGTACTACTACGAGGGGCTCACGCTCGCGGAGATCGGGAACGTGCTGGGGGTCACCGAGAGCAGGGTGAGTCAGATCCACACCAAGTCGGTGCTGCAGCTACGGGCGAAGCTGGCGAGTTTCGGCCGTTGA